In one window of Episyrphus balteatus chromosome 3, idEpiBalt1.1, whole genome shotgun sequence DNA:
- the LOC129913196 gene encoding protein phosphatase inhibitor 2-like: MDQSSTDGDEPSNQQPSTTKRTSILKKFPSPNKLQTEAPRTTKTAHFNEENIKETYHPANKDYGFDKISQPKTPFAREEAPIDPKLLKKRLQKITKNRNSSESENIDDDQPHSSGVTPSARSGKSQKSNKVNASVSQTSGDSVSFEEKRQNHYRAEFKIAKQAVLEEIDESQYSSSS; the protein is encoded by the coding sequence ATGGATCAATCATCAACTGACGGCGATGAACCATCTAACCAACAACCATCGACTACAAAACGAACCAGTATATTAAAGAAATTTCCCAGTCCTAATAAATTACAAACCGAAGCTCCACGCACAACCAAAACTGCTCATTTCAATGAAGAAAATATCAAAGAAACCTACCATCCAGCTAACAAAGACTACGGTTTTGACAAAATTTCACAACCAAAGACACCCTTCGCAAGAGAAGAAGCTCCAATTGATCCAAAATTATTAAAGAAACGTTTacaaaaaatcactaaaaatagGAATTCATCTGAGTCTGAAAATATTGACGATGATCAACCACATTCAAGTGGAGTTACTCCTTCTGCAAGATCAGGAAAAAGTCAGAAAAGTAATAAAGTAAATGCATCAGTTAGCCAAACTTCTGGTGATTCCGTATCATTTGAGGAAAAACGTCAAAATCATTACAGAGCTGAGttcaaaattgcaaaacaaGCTGTTTTAGAAGAAATTGACGAATCACAATATTCTTCGTCTTCTTaa